In Microbacterium foliorum, the following proteins share a genomic window:
- a CDS encoding response regulator transcription factor, whose protein sequence is MSSDLPELRRPDGSPLRILAVDDEQMLTDLLAMALRMEGWEVRTASSGLEALQVAREFEPDALVLDIMMPDLDGMAVLRRLRESGSLVPVLFLTAKDAVGDRVAGLTAGGDDYVTKPFSLEEVIARLRAIIRRTGHATADDGQSILRVADLTLNEDSHEVMRDGTEIELTATEFELLRYLMRNERRVLSKAQILDRVWSYDFGGKSSVVELYISYLRKKIDAGRTPLLHTVRGVGYMIKAPQ, encoded by the coding sequence ATGAGCTCCGACCTTCCCGAACTGCGCCGCCCCGACGGCTCTCCCCTGCGCATCCTCGCCGTCGACGACGAGCAGATGCTCACCGATCTGCTCGCGATGGCCCTGCGGATGGAGGGCTGGGAGGTGCGCACCGCATCATCCGGCCTCGAGGCGCTGCAGGTCGCTCGCGAGTTCGAACCGGACGCACTCGTGCTCGACATCATGATGCCCGACCTCGACGGCATGGCCGTGCTGCGCCGGCTCCGCGAGTCCGGCAGCCTCGTCCCCGTTCTCTTCCTGACCGCGAAGGATGCCGTGGGCGACCGGGTCGCCGGTCTCACCGCCGGCGGGGACGACTACGTCACGAAGCCCTTCAGCCTCGAAGAGGTGATCGCCCGACTGCGCGCGATCATCCGTCGCACCGGTCACGCGACAGCCGACGACGGCCAGTCGATCCTCCGCGTCGCCGACCTCACCCTCAACGAGGACAGCCACGAGGTGATGCGGGACGGCACCGAGATCGAGCTGACCGCGACCGAATTCGAGCTGCTCCGCTACCTCATGCGCAACGAGCGACGAGTGCTGTCGAAGGCGCAGATCCTCGATCGGGTGTGGAGCTACGACTTCGGCGGCAAGTCGTCGGTGGTCGAACTCTACATCTCGTACCTGCGCAAGAAGATCGACGCCGGACGCACCCCGCTGCTGCACACGGTGCGAGGTGTCGGCTACATGATCAAGGCGCCTCAGTGA
- a CDS encoding sensor histidine kinase, with product MSLQTRLMTAVIGFVSLILVIVAVITSALLGGTLERQLEVRLNSYSVQVTKWVSQVPAQFADIDTVLAERNPGVPGILLAVSSTEGGTSGVVFPDTKGELSGVSQPLTSSDLDRINSALGGRASGTVTLEDFGSYLVVVQQAPNGVNVVTGLPRTEIQNQLATLLTVIALATIGGLILLALTTAITIRVGLRPLRAVAATATRVANQPLDRGEVQITERVPASEADPRTETGLVGSSLNKLLDHVNDSLASRQKNEERMRRFVADASHELRTPLSSIRGYSELSLRALKQQGGEAAIESTTTSLERIQAQSLRMTRLVEDLLLLARLDEGRELVYGTVDLTQLALEGLSDARPTAADHHWNIEAPDEPIVIVGDAGRMHQVVANLLANARTHTPAGTSITLSVTREGDEAVLRVHDDGPGIDPGVRDELFARFARGDSSRARQTGGTGLGLAIAKAIVEGHGGHLTVASEPGDTTFTVRLPLSPAPSAD from the coding sequence ATGAGTCTGCAGACACGGCTGATGACGGCCGTGATCGGATTCGTCTCGCTCATCCTCGTGATCGTCGCGGTGATCACCAGTGCTCTGCTCGGCGGGACGCTCGAGCGACAGCTCGAAGTGCGCCTGAACAGCTACTCGGTGCAGGTGACCAAGTGGGTCAGCCAAGTGCCAGCCCAGTTCGCAGACATCGACACCGTCCTCGCCGAAAGAAACCCCGGTGTTCCCGGAATCCTTCTGGCAGTGTCCAGCACCGAGGGAGGCACCAGTGGCGTCGTGTTCCCCGATACGAAAGGCGAATTGAGCGGAGTCTCGCAGCCACTGACCAGCAGCGACCTCGATCGGATCAACTCGGCGCTGGGAGGCCGCGCGAGCGGCACGGTGACCCTGGAAGACTTCGGCTCCTACCTCGTCGTCGTGCAACAGGCCCCGAACGGCGTCAACGTCGTGACGGGCCTGCCCCGCACCGAGATCCAGAATCAGCTCGCGACGCTGCTCACCGTGATCGCCCTCGCGACGATCGGCGGTCTGATCCTCCTTGCCCTCACGACCGCCATCACGATCCGCGTGGGGCTGAGGCCGCTGCGCGCCGTCGCGGCGACCGCCACGCGCGTCGCAAACCAGCCGCTCGACCGTGGGGAGGTGCAGATCACCGAACGCGTTCCGGCGTCCGAGGCCGATCCGCGCACGGAGACCGGTCTGGTCGGTTCGTCTCTGAACAAGCTTCTCGACCACGTCAACGACTCTCTTGCGTCGAGGCAGAAGAACGAGGAGCGGATGCGGCGCTTCGTCGCCGATGCGAGCCACGAGCTGCGCACCCCGCTGTCGTCGATCCGCGGGTACTCCGAGCTCTCGCTGCGCGCGCTGAAGCAGCAGGGCGGCGAGGCGGCCATCGAGAGCACCACCACGTCGCTCGAACGCATCCAGGCCCAGTCGCTGCGCATGACGCGCCTCGTCGAGGACCTGCTGCTGCTCGCTCGTCTCGATGAGGGACGCGAGTTGGTCTACGGCACCGTCGATCTGACGCAGCTCGCGCTCGAGGGCCTCTCCGACGCGCGTCCGACCGCGGCAGACCATCACTGGAACATCGAGGCTCCTGACGAGCCGATCGTCATCGTCGGCGACGCGGGGCGGATGCATCAGGTCGTCGCGAACCTCCTCGCCAATGCCCGGACGCACACACCCGCGGGCACCTCGATCACCCTCAGCGTGACCCGCGAGGGCGATGAGGCGGTGCTGCGGGTGCACGACGACGGACCCGGTATCGACCCCGGCGTGCGCGATGAACTCTTCGCCCGGTTCGCCCGTGGCGACAGCTCGCGCGCCCGTCAGACCGGCGGCACCGGCCTCGGGCTCGCCATCGCGAAGGCGATCGTCGAGGGTCACGGCGGCCACCTCACCGTCGCCAGCGAACCCGGCGACACGACGTTCACCGTACGACTCCCCCTGAGCCCGGCCCCATCAGCCGACTGA
- a CDS encoding FAD-dependent oxidoreductase yields the protein MITSITALRQRVLALLGGISMYRLVLFALSTLALIAVVLSALGVIVSPTPLEILASFVVLAVVISLVDAAAQRILRLPWRIESSLVTALILLFVLRPGIEPNALLGLAIAGAVASLSKYLIAWRGRHILNPAAFGAAVVSILGSFGAFEWLGTSSSWWVGTPSLFIPVLILGLAVLWRTEKVRIVVVFLIVAIGVSILRQAVQAQEFSLAFDPGAALSFAVLQSPFLFLGAFMLSEPLTLPPRRWQQFSVAALVGALAGWPIAIGGLFTLGQERALLIGNLLAFAFALRGSVRLVLEKRQFITPTAQELTFRAKGKLKFLPGQYLELDVPHARPDARGTRREFSIVSAPADLPILRIAYKDGDQKHPSSYKRALAAAEPGSALAVTGTWGDFLLPRSETPVLMVAAGIGVTPFVSQLRQLQLTEQQRDVVLVYVASDSSQLAFRDELAATGARVIVFTRDEPADLPSHWTWAQGARLDAAGLDHYVPDIGERHSYISGPPRLIADLAPALQKARSLTTDAFAGY from the coding sequence GTGATCACCTCCATCACCGCGCTGCGGCAGCGGGTCCTTGCGTTGCTCGGCGGAATCTCTATGTACCGTCTGGTGCTGTTCGCCCTGTCGACGCTCGCGCTCATCGCCGTGGTGCTGTCGGCCCTCGGCGTGATCGTGTCGCCGACACCTCTCGAGATCCTCGCGTCCTTCGTCGTGCTGGCGGTGGTCATATCGCTGGTGGATGCCGCGGCCCAGCGCATCCTGCGGCTGCCGTGGCGCATCGAGTCGTCGCTCGTCACGGCACTGATCCTGCTCTTCGTGCTCCGCCCCGGCATCGAGCCGAACGCCCTGCTCGGGCTGGCCATCGCCGGAGCGGTCGCGAGCCTGTCGAAGTATCTGATCGCGTGGCGAGGTCGGCACATCCTCAACCCGGCGGCTTTCGGTGCTGCCGTCGTGTCGATCCTCGGATCCTTCGGTGCCTTCGAATGGCTCGGGACGTCGTCGTCGTGGTGGGTCGGCACACCGTCGCTCTTCATCCCCGTGCTGATCCTCGGACTCGCGGTGCTCTGGCGCACCGAGAAGGTGCGCATCGTCGTCGTCTTCCTCATCGTGGCGATCGGGGTCTCGATACTGCGCCAGGCCGTGCAGGCGCAGGAGTTCTCGCTCGCGTTCGATCCTGGCGCTGCCCTCTCGTTCGCGGTCCTCCAGTCGCCGTTCCTGTTCCTCGGAGCGTTCATGCTCTCCGAGCCGCTGACTCTGCCCCCGCGCCGGTGGCAGCAGTTCTCGGTGGCGGCTCTCGTCGGAGCGCTCGCCGGCTGGCCGATCGCGATCGGCGGCCTCTTCACCCTCGGGCAGGAGCGCGCGCTGCTCATCGGCAACCTGCTCGCGTTCGCCTTCGCGCTGCGAGGCTCGGTGCGGCTCGTGCTCGAGAAGCGTCAGTTCATCACGCCGACCGCTCAGGAGCTGACGTTCCGCGCGAAGGGAAAGCTGAAGTTCCTACCCGGGCAGTACCTCGAGCTCGACGTGCCGCACGCCCGCCCGGATGCCCGGGGAACCCGCCGCGAGTTCAGCATCGTCTCGGCTCCGGCAGACCTCCCGATACTCCGCATCGCCTACAAGGACGGTGACCAGAAGCATCCGTCGAGCTACAAGCGCGCACTCGCTGCGGCGGAACCGGGCTCAGCCCTCGCGGTGACGGGCACCTGGGGTGATTTCCTTCTGCCGCGTTCGGAGACCCCCGTGCTGATGGTCGCCGCCGGAATCGGCGTCACGCCGTTCGTGTCGCAGCTGCGGCAGCTCCAGCTCACGGAGCAGCAGCGTGACGTGGTGCTGGTCTATGTGGCATCCGACAGCTCGCAGCTGGCCTTCCGCGACGAGCTGGCTGCGACCGGCGCGCGCGTCATCGTCTTCACGCGCGATGAGCCTGCCGACCTTCCTTCGCACTGGACCTGGGCGCAGGGCGCACGCCTCGACGCCGCCGGCCTCGATCACTACGTTCCCGACATCGGCGAGCGGCACTCGTACATATCGGGACCTCCGCGGCTCATCGCGGATCTCGCCCCCGCGCTGCAGAAGGCCCGCTCCCTCACGACGGACGCCTTCGCCGGGTACTGA
- a CDS encoding FAD:protein FMN transferase, producing MTIWRFDAIGTRWEIETSHELGADDRERVGAEIERFDREWSRFREDSSVTRVGRDGGSISSPDAGAMLDAYRNLSEATGGAVNPLVGDSLAALGYDASYSLVASSPVAAPSDWTDRVRWTAGEATASAPALLDVGALGKGRLVDLVIAVLDDVPGDLVVDAGGDMRVRGDAVRVGLEHPYDPTKAIGVIELQDAALCASAINRRAWGDGLHHVLDARTGVPVRTWAATWAIARDAMRADAVATALFFEGGPELAASWGVEWVRMTTDGRAERSPGCPAQLFTTRR from the coding sequence ATGACGATCTGGCGTTTCGACGCGATCGGCACGCGCTGGGAGATCGAGACGTCGCACGAGCTCGGCGCGGACGACCGTGAGCGCGTCGGCGCCGAGATCGAGCGGTTCGACCGGGAGTGGTCGCGGTTCCGTGAGGACTCATCGGTCACACGTGTCGGTCGAGACGGCGGCTCGATCTCGTCTCCCGATGCGGGAGCGATGCTCGATGCCTACCGCAACCTCTCCGAGGCGACGGGCGGCGCGGTGAATCCGCTCGTCGGGGACAGCCTCGCAGCCCTCGGCTACGACGCGTCGTACTCGCTCGTCGCGAGCTCGCCGGTCGCCGCCCCGAGCGACTGGACCGATCGGGTGCGCTGGACGGCGGGGGAGGCCACGGCATCCGCTCCGGCGCTCCTCGATGTCGGAGCTCTCGGCAAGGGGCGTCTGGTCGATCTCGTGATCGCGGTCCTCGACGATGTGCCCGGTGATCTCGTCGTGGATGCCGGGGGCGACATGAGGGTCCGCGGAGACGCGGTGCGCGTCGGCCTCGAACATCCGTACGATCCGACGAAGGCGATCGGCGTGATCGAACTGCAGGATGCCGCCCTCTGCGCCTCGGCGATCAATCGCCGCGCGTGGGGCGACGGACTCCACCACGTGCTCGACGCCCGCACAGGGGTGCCGGTCCGCACCTGGGCGGCGACATGGGCGATCGCCCGTGACGCGATGCGAGCGGATGCCGTCGCGACCGCCCTGTTCTTCGAGGGCGGCCCCGAGCTCGCCGCATCGTGGGGCGTCGAGTGGGTGCGCATGACGACCGACGGACGCGCAGAGCGTTCGCCCGGCTGCCCCGCACAGCTGTTCACCACTCGCCGATGA
- a CDS encoding FMN-binding protein encodes MIRTTVPTSVRKGAALAGVAGLLVLAGCSGTADAEDQATDTGTDTSTESTDSGAAAGGDYTDGTYTADGSYQTPETVETISVTLTVADGLVTDVEVTGDPQARESEQYQGEFIGGISDEVVGKSLDEIEVSRVAGSSLTSGGFNEAVESIKEQAAA; translated from the coding sequence ATGATCCGCACGACTGTACCGACTTCTGTTCGCAAGGGCGCAGCCCTGGCCGGCGTCGCAGGACTTCTCGTCCTCGCGGGCTGCTCGGGCACGGCTGACGCCGAAGACCAGGCCACCGACACCGGAACCGACACGAGCACCGAATCCACCGATTCGGGCGCGGCGGCCGGCGGCGACTACACCGACGGCACCTACACCGCCGACGGTTCGTACCAGACACCTGAGACGGTCGAGACGATCAGCGTGACTCTCACCGTCGCCGACGGCCTGGTCACGGATGTCGAGGTGACCGGCGACCCGCAGGCCCGCGAGAGCGAGCAGTACCAGGGCGAGTTCATCGGCGGCATCTCGGACGAGGTCGTGGGCAAGTCGCTCGACGAGATCGAGGTCAGTCGTGTGGCGGGTTCGTCGCTCACCAGCGGCGGATTCAACGAGGCCGTCGAGTCGATCAAGGAGCAGGCCGCCGCCTGA
- a CDS encoding ribose-phosphate diphosphokinase: protein MARKKKTVDLDRDNGIAPGLVAKTKKRLVVAGGRSHPELTAAVAASLGTEVVPTEHRTFASGEIYARFEVSIRGCDLFLIQTFGEPVNEWLMETLIMIDAAKRASAKRITVVAPYYPYSRQDKKGRGREPISARLVADLLKTAGADRVMSVDLHAAQIQGFFDGPVDHLFAKPVLMDYFKSTLSAEDREILTVVSPDMGRVRVADTWSDSLGAPLAIIHKRRDPKVANQVSVHEIVGAVEGRTCLLVDDMIDTGGTIVKAAQALKASGAHRVIVAATHAIFSDPASERLQDASIDEVVITDTIPLTESRRWDKLTILPIAPLLARAIHEVFEDGSVTSMFGGDA, encoded by the coding sequence ATGGCGCGCAAGAAGAAGACGGTCGATCTGGACAGGGACAACGGCATCGCTCCGGGTCTCGTAGCCAAGACCAAGAAGCGACTCGTGGTCGCCGGTGGTCGATCGCACCCCGAGCTGACCGCTGCGGTCGCCGCGTCTCTCGGCACCGAGGTCGTGCCGACCGAGCACCGCACCTTCGCATCCGGCGAGATCTACGCGCGGTTCGAGGTGTCGATCCGAGGCTGCGACCTGTTCCTGATCCAGACCTTCGGCGAGCCGGTCAACGAGTGGCTCATGGAGACGCTCATCATGATCGACGCCGCGAAGCGCGCCTCCGCCAAGCGCATCACCGTCGTCGCCCCGTACTATCCGTATTCGCGTCAGGACAAGAAGGGCCGCGGTCGCGAGCCGATCAGCGCCCGCCTCGTCGCCGATCTGCTGAAGACGGCCGGTGCCGACCGCGTCATGAGCGTGGACCTGCACGCCGCGCAGATCCAGGGCTTCTTCGACGGTCCCGTCGACCACCTGTTCGCCAAGCCCGTGCTGATGGACTACTTCAAGAGCACGCTGAGCGCCGAGGACCGTGAGATCCTCACCGTCGTCTCGCCCGACATGGGGCGCGTCCGCGTCGCCGACACCTGGTCGGACAGCCTGGGGGCGCCGCTGGCCATCATCCACAAGCGTCGCGACCCGAAGGTCGCCAACCAGGTCTCCGTGCACGAGATCGTCGGCGCCGTCGAGGGACGCACCTGCCTGCTCGTCGACGACATGATCGACACCGGCGGCACGATCGTGAAGGCGGCGCAGGCCCTCAAGGCCAGCGGCGCGCACCGCGTGATCGTCGCCGCGACCCACGCGATCTTCAGCGACCCGGCATCCGAGCGTCTGCAGGACGCGTCGATCGACGAGGTCGTGATCACCGACACGATCCCGCTGACGGAGTCGCGCCGCTGGGACAAGCTCACGATCCTGCCGATCGCTCCGCTGCTCGCACGCGCGATCCACGAGGTCTTCGAAGACGGATCGGTCACGAGCATGTTCGGCGGAGACGCCTAA
- the glmU gene encoding bifunctional UDP-N-acetylglucosamine diphosphorylase/glucosamine-1-phosphate N-acetyltransferase GlmU: MTGNNLAIIILAAGQGTRMRSRLPKVLHQIGGRPLVGHVLTTAGRLEAEHVEVVVRHERDQVVAALEKDYPAAVFIDQDEVPGTGRAVQVAVDALPADFDGDVLVLSGDCPLADADTLRSFLDAHRAAEAEATLMTAVVDDPTGYGRVIRDADGGVDRVVEQKDATADEAAVSEINAGMYVFRVATLRKYLPSVGVDNAQGEMYLTDVPGLLRRDGSRVAASVVSDVTVTYGVNDRAQLAEVGRLLNRRIVRRWQLEGVTVIDPATTWIDDDATLAPDVTILPNTHILRATAIAEGAIIGPDTTLVDCEVGADAIVRRTDATLAVIGAEATVGPFSFLRPGTVLGARGKIGAYVETKNAEIGEGSKVPHLSYVGDATIGRGVNLGASTITANYDDVNKHRTVVEDEVHTGSHTTLVAPVRLGAGAKTGAGAVVRKDVPAGSLAMSVAPQRNIEGWVEKNRAGTGAADAAARTRVAE; encoded by the coding sequence ATGACTGGGAACAATCTCGCGATCATCATCCTCGCCGCAGGCCAGGGAACCCGCATGCGCTCGCGCCTGCCCAAGGTGCTGCATCAGATCGGCGGGCGCCCACTGGTCGGGCACGTCCTGACGACGGCCGGTCGCCTCGAGGCCGAGCACGTCGAGGTCGTCGTGCGGCACGAACGCGACCAGGTGGTCGCCGCGCTCGAGAAGGATTACCCGGCCGCCGTGTTCATCGACCAGGACGAGGTGCCGGGCACCGGTCGCGCGGTGCAGGTCGCGGTCGACGCGCTCCCCGCGGACTTCGACGGCGATGTACTCGTGCTCTCGGGAGACTGCCCGCTCGCCGACGCCGACACGCTGCGTTCGTTCCTCGACGCGCACCGCGCCGCCGAGGCGGAGGCGACGCTGATGACCGCGGTCGTCGACGACCCGACCGGCTACGGTCGCGTCATCCGCGATGCCGACGGCGGTGTCGACCGCGTGGTCGAGCAGAAGGACGCCACGGCAGACGAAGCTGCGGTCAGCGAGATCAACGCAGGCATGTACGTGTTCCGCGTCGCGACCCTGCGCAAGTACCTCCCCTCGGTGGGCGTCGACAACGCGCAGGGCGAGATGTACCTGACCGACGTGCCAGGTCTCCTGCGCCGCGACGGCAGCCGTGTGGCGGCATCCGTCGTCTCCGACGTCACCGTCACCTACGGCGTCAATGACCGCGCTCAGCTCGCCGAGGTCGGCCGACTGCTCAACCGCCGGATCGTGCGCCGCTGGCAGCTGGAGGGCGTCACGGTGATCGACCCGGCGACGACGTGGATCGACGACGACGCCACGCTGGCGCCCGACGTCACGATCCTCCCGAACACGCACATCCTGAGGGCCACCGCGATCGCCGAAGGGGCGATCATCGGACCCGACACGACGCTCGTCGACTGCGAGGTGGGCGCGGATGCGATCGTCCGCCGCACCGATGCCACGCTCGCGGTGATCGGCGCCGAGGCCACCGTCGGCCCCTTCTCGTTCCTGCGCCCTGGCACCGTGCTCGGCGCCCGCGGCAAGATCGGCGCCTACGTCGAGACGAAGAACGCCGAGATCGGCGAGGGCAGCAAGGTTCCGCATCTTTCGTACGTCGGAGACGCGACCATCGGACGAGGAGTCAACCTCGGTGCCAGCACGATCACGGCGAACTACGACGACGTGAACAAGCACCGCACGGTCGTCGAGGACGAGGTGCACACCGGCTCGCACACGACCCTCGTCGCGCCCGTTAGGCTGGGTGCTGGCGCCAAGACAGGTGCTGGCGCTGTCGTCCGCAAGGACGTCCCTGCCGGCTCCCTTGCCATGAGCGTCGCCCCTCAGCGCAACATCGAGGGTTGGGTCGAGAAGAACAGGGCAGGCACGGGCGCGGCAGATGCCGCAGCCCGAACCCGAGTGGCAGAGTAG
- a CDS encoding MarR family winged helix-turn-helix transcriptional regulator: MTEADEVDRIVGAWNTQRPDLDFSPLEVLSRMDRLTRLLDRARRDVFRRSDLEAWEWDVLSALRRAGAPFQLSPKQLLQQTLVSSGTMTNRIDRLVGRRFVRREGDPADGRSVLVTLTDDGRIRVDAAITRLVDVEDDLLQALSRGDRDRLAALLRKLSLSFDA, from the coding sequence ATGACTGAGGCGGATGAGGTTGATCGGATCGTCGGCGCCTGGAACACCCAGCGCCCCGACCTCGACTTCTCACCCCTCGAGGTGCTGTCGCGGATGGACCGACTGACGCGGCTGCTCGATCGAGCCCGCAGGGATGTGTTCCGGCGCAGTGATCTGGAGGCCTGGGAGTGGGACGTGCTGTCGGCGCTGCGCCGTGCGGGGGCGCCTTTCCAGCTCTCCCCCAAGCAGCTGCTGCAGCAGACACTGGTGTCGAGCGGCACCATGACCAATCGCATCGATCGTCTCGTCGGGCGCCGCTTCGTACGACGCGAGGGCGATCCGGCCGATGGCCGCAGCGTGCTCGTGACGCTCACCGACGACGGACGCATCAGGGTGGATGCCGCGATCACGCGTCTGGTCGATGTCGAGGACGACCTGCTTCAAGCGCTGTCTCGTGGCGACCGCGATCGCCTGGCTGCGCTGCTGCGCAAGCTGAGCCTCAGCTTCGACGCGTGA
- a CDS encoding pseudouridine synthase: MLSPLPVRDGVGATRLHVPMSGEWPTVGAYMIERFFHLDPEGLLSRFDRGEIVARDGSPLTRDTPLGVEEFIWYYRDPPVESRLPVEIEVIHQDDDLVVIDKPHFLPTIPGGKFLQNSALIRLRNLLGNDELAPIHRLDRATAGVLMFSARPATRGPYQLLFETRQVQKVYEAVSARPADWDASRFPLVYRNHIVKLRNELKVQVDDEREPNAETLIEVIDADERVVHTLLRPHSGKMHQLRVHLAALGLGILNDPFYPELRGEKPDDFDHPMQLLARELHFVDPLSGAPRVFTTTRTLQEAPVSDA, translated from the coding sequence ATGCTCTCCCCTCTTCCCGTGCGCGACGGCGTCGGCGCCACGCGCCTGCACGTCCCGATGAGCGGCGAATGGCCGACCGTCGGCGCCTACATGATCGAGCGCTTCTTCCACCTCGACCCCGAAGGCCTGCTCAGCCGCTTCGACCGCGGAGAGATCGTCGCCCGCGATGGCAGCCCCCTCACGCGGGATACGCCCCTGGGCGTAGAGGAGTTCATCTGGTACTACCGTGATCCTCCCGTCGAGTCGCGGTTGCCCGTCGAGATCGAGGTCATCCATCAGGACGACGACCTGGTCGTCATCGACAAGCCGCATTTCCTGCCGACCATCCCCGGCGGCAAGTTCCTGCAGAACTCCGCCCTGATCCGGCTGCGCAACCTGCTCGGCAACGACGAGCTCGCGCCGATTCATCGCCTCGACCGGGCGACCGCAGGGGTTCTCATGTTCTCGGCGCGACCGGCCACCAGAGGGCCGTACCAGCTGCTCTTCGAGACCCGGCAGGTGCAGAAGGTCTACGAGGCGGTGTCGGCTCGCCCGGCCGACTGGGACGCGTCGAGATTCCCCCTCGTGTACCGCAACCACATCGTGAAGCTCCGCAACGAACTGAAGGTGCAGGTCGACGACGAGCGGGAGCCGAACGCCGAGACGCTGATCGAGGTGATCGACGCCGACGAGCGCGTCGTGCACACGCTGCTGCGCCCGCACAGCGGCAAGATGCATCAGCTGCGGGTGCACCTCGCAGCTCTCGGACTCGGCATCCTGAACGATCCGTTCTATCCCGAGCTCCGCGGCGAGAAGCCCGACGACTTCGATCACCCCATGCAGCTGCTCGCGCGCGAGTTGCACTTCGTCGATCCGCTGAGCGGCGCGCCGCGGGTCTTCACCACGACGCGCACGCTGCAGGAAGCGCCGGTCAGCGACGCATGA
- a CDS encoding methionine ABC transporter permease encodes MDRLNELWPEFWEAALETLYMTSFALVLGGILGLAIGVILYVTRPGGLAQNRAVAVVANLAVNFFRPIPFVIFMAVAQPFARAVVGTGIGTTAGAFIIGLAAAFAIGRIVEQHLVSVSPGVIEAARAMGAGPWRILLTVAIPESLGPLILGYTFIVVALIDMTAMAGLIGGGGLGAFAQIYGFRQFEPLVMWAAIVLIVVFVHLVQMLGTRLARKIMRR; translated from the coding sequence ATGGATCGTCTGAACGAACTGTGGCCGGAATTCTGGGAGGCCGCGCTCGAGACCCTGTACATGACGTCGTTCGCACTCGTGCTCGGCGGCATCCTCGGTCTCGCGATCGGTGTCATCCTCTACGTCACGCGGCCAGGCGGGCTCGCTCAGAACCGCGCGGTGGCTGTCGTCGCCAACCTCGCGGTGAACTTCTTCCGACCGATCCCGTTCGTGATCTTCATGGCCGTCGCCCAGCCGTTCGCACGCGCAGTCGTCGGCACCGGAATCGGAACCACTGCCGGCGCTTTCATCATCGGTCTGGCCGCAGCGTTCGCGATCGGCCGCATCGTCGAGCAGCACCTGGTGTCGGTCTCGCCCGGCGTGATCGAGGCGGCGCGCGCGATGGGCGCCGGACCCTGGCGCATCCTCCTCACGGTGGCGATCCCCGAGTCTCTCGGCCCGCTCATCCTCGGCTACACGTTCATCGTCGTGGCGCTGATCGACATGACGGCGATGGCCGGACTCATCGGCGGCGGCGGCCTCGGTGCTTTCGCGCAGATCTACGGATTCCGCCAGTTCGAACCGCTCGTCATGTGGGCGGCGATCGTGCTGATCGTGGTGTTCGTGCACCTCGTGCAGATGCTCGGCACGCGTCTCGCGCGCAAGATCATGCGTCGCTGA